A segment of the Neodiprion pinetum isolate iyNeoPine1 unplaced genomic scaffold, iyNeoPine1.2 ptg000101l, whole genome shotgun sequence genome:
ttgaataattccGGCCCTAAGCTCCTCCGCCGGAGTTTGAATCAAGTCTTCGTAAATAGTCAGCGTGCAAGGACAATCGCTGAGTGCGATTTTTAtcctatttaaaatttccttCCACGAAATATTATCTATGAATGCTGTTCTGGCTAGTGCTATTTCTGCTAACTCTATTTCCATAATTACGTCTAACAGAGATGCCAGAGcttctttaaatatttctctgtCGAGGTGTCTTTTTGTTGATTCTTTGATTGGCAAACATATAATGTTTCTATTGTCCTTTTGCATTAGCCTAGCTCTTCCTAGTGCTAAGTCCTCTAATTTTGGTATCTTGAATTTACTGAATAGATCGTGCGCTCCGCGGTCTATAGGTTCACCCTGCTGCGAGACGAAACAGACCATGTTCCCTTTATGAATTGATAAGTTCTCCTTACTCCTAGTGATCTTTAATTCGGGGTCTGCAGCGAGCTCGTAGGGCTGCGAACCTGGTTCTATGATTTCGTCGGAGTCGCTTACGTCGCTGTCGACGCATTCATGCTCGTTACCGTGCTCGGAACCTGAATCTGAGTCTTCATCAGCATCGGTTGCTTGATTTTCTACAGGGGTGTCCTGGCCTATTACGTCAAAGGCTTTGTCCCTGTGATCTAAACTCGTCGACGCTTCCGGAAGGGAAATTCTACTGGTGTCCCCCCCTTTCTCCTGCTCCATCGTTTCGACTATAGGGTTGTGACGTCCCCGGAAGAACGTCtaccatatacatatttttcctattatcaTACTAAAACTGTTGCTCTCTTACCTCGAGTATACTACTATTAGCATAACACatacttgtattatacctaaAATATAggaatacattataatatctTATAAACAAAGAGCAAGGCAACATGGCGTACCCGGCAGAAAGCACCAGGCAGCAAGCCATATTCACAGTTGTGCTAAGAGGCCGCCATCTTGGCTCGCCCGCTCATCATATACTACACTATGAGAAATACACGCACATCGCGCTATTTAggaatgtacacatatatatgcatactcataattatcatgccgtcttattacgaatgataaaataaacgatataataaacaatcgtaTAAACTTACCCATAAATATAACATactcatatatgtattacataaaagGAGTACACGTCATCGACGCGCAAAAGGGAAACCTTATCCCTTCATCCGAAATACGCCTTCAGCAGGCCTACGTGACATTCCGCACGTCCAGCGCTCGACCACGTGCACTTCTTAGGAATAACCACATTtgttagaataaataaataactgtaacCAGAGCGGCCAGCGGGACTCGAAGCACTTAAACGAAGGTTCGTAGGCGAACCCTAACATAAACACCCGCTGAGCGCTCATCCTAGTAAAGATAAGATTTTGCATAGTTAAGATACGCTCTAGACTAAACAGCCCCGGACCTCGGTACAATAAACAGACGGAAGCAATAAATCGTCCAAGTACCGAGAAGCACTTAAGAAGAAACATCGACACGGCGATCCGATACCCGAGGAGAAACTGAGCCAAACAATTCCAGCCCAGGCCGACGGACCGACGCCAACTCAGAACAAAGGCCAAGGGTCGAGCGGGAAAAACCTGTTCTACTCGACCGCCATAAACAGGGATGAAAGCCAGACCCGCACTTAGCCAGGGACCGGTTTACAACAGGGCCATAAACCAGACAACCCTCACAGCATGACGTCAGGCCCCAAACACGTGCACGCAGGCAGGCAGCAACAGGTCGGACCTAACGGGACTCCGCCAACAAAGAGCCGCATTCCAAGGCTCTGACGTCACGCGCGCCTACGTGACACCGAGCGCGTCAAGGCAGGCCAGCGGCGCGCGCACCATCGCCCCGCGCATGCGCACCAGGACACTCGAGAGCTGAGACGGTCGACGCTTCGCACCCTGGACAGCACTTCTCATCCGCGCTTCAAGCAGACCAGTCGAGTTCTTGTAAATCTCTACGAGTTACACAGTTAGCTTGCACGTTTAGAACTTGTACGCATTCGCTAGTTTCTTGTAAATCTCTACGAGTCGCACAGTTGACTTGCACGTTTAGAACTAGTATACATTCGCTATAGCTTAAGCGCTCTGTTTAACGTAAACTCTTAATATACGCGACTAGAATATTAAACATTGTAcctttttcgaattatctgTAACAATATACCAAACACAaagatttatttcatcgaGTTCTCATTTCTTGAACCTAAAACTAGAGTCAGTGAATAATCCAAGGTAATTCCCTTTTACCCACATTAACATTGGTTGTTAGCGGAGACGCTGACTTAATTAAGCTTGTAAAACTAGCTTTTCCAAGTTAATTAACTCCTACCCCTTTCTATATCGGTAGATGTCAAAGTCCAGTAAACGTCACGGTCGTAAGAATAGACATCGCGCAGGCCGACGACTACGGGCTAAGAAGCAAGCTATATTACAAGCCAGAATCAAACGTATCAACGGTCCAGTTGAGATCCTTCCGATCTATACACAACCTAGCTCTAACGAAGAATCGGGCTCTTTCTCGTCGCACGCATCCAGCCAACCCAAGGTTGACCACCCGTTCTCAACTCACGGGGTAGAACGTGAAGTTATACAGACGGTTACTAGAGTCAGCGAGGGGCTGTTATACGAGCAAATCGACATTAGGAGGAAGCTGTTCCCTGTACCAACCGTATACGACTGGGTAGAAGAGCCGGAAGTTATCGACCTGGACTCCGAACCAGAGACCATCTACCTCGACTAAAGGTAAGACGCTCATTTACGTTACCCCATATTATCCTAAACGACGAATATAATCCATAGCGGGGGCCCGGGTCCCTCAAATAAAACAGGGCTCCGTTATTGCAGTGTCGCTCCGCGTGCGTCAACgttaagaattgttttttttgttgactaGTGCGTCTGGGACGTCAcaggcaataaaatttctggtggcagcggtgggattcgtttaaaaattgattttgttaaaatccgaattcaactaaaaataatcggtgCGAGTTATTAAAGACGAGATCCGCGAAAGTAGCAAAGACAGTGAACCGAACTTCGCAACACACGCGTAACGGGAGTAGCAAGAAAACTCACCTCAGCCGCAAAGAACGCGATCGGGACGAACGCACAAACTACGGACggaatcgcgaaataacgctcgacaaatacaataaaagCGAATCACACGGGGACTCCACACGCTTGAGATTATTTCTATAAATAGGATAAAGATTCACACGCGAAACCAATATGCCTATCGAAACTAGAACAGGTAGCAAAAAGGAAAGCGGCGCATCAGTAGATGATAGCTTACAACTTAAATATACGGAGACCGATATAGAATTCATAAAACAGGAGGTTTCCAATAAGGAAAAGAGGctccaaaaagaaaaagaagcgtTAGAGGAACGTCAAGCAGAAATAGATAAGAAGTCAAAACATCTTAGCGAACAATTCAGACAACAAGAAGCtgaattagagaaaaaacagCGCGCGATTGAATCGAGTAAAGACGCGGGGTTATCCGAAGAAGTTCAAAAGAAACTTGCCAGGCTCGCCGAGCTCGAGGCGAAAGAAATCGCGAACGCAAATACAAAAACGCAGCGGCACAACCCGACCGAGGGCCCCGCGCAAGACGTACCACATCCTACACAGCCAACAAAAGGCATAgtagaagaaatcaaatatCCTACGCAGTTCAAAACGAGCAAGGTAGACGATTCTAAAAATCCTGCACAGCTCTCCGCGAGCGTGACAGACGTTAAAATTAGGGACACTAACGAAGCGACGGGCCGTTCGAAAATGGATGAACCGCGGTTAGGTCCTGTAGAGGACACACAGCTGTCCGAACTCCTCCGTAGGAAGGCAGAAATAGATCGGGAAGTACAACTTCTCGTAGCGCAAAATTCACGCGGCACAGATAGGGCAGTTACCCAAAGCATAGAATTAGCCACAGACGCTACATTTAAGGAACCCGGTCCAGTGTGTACGCGGAGTAAGGATGAATTAAGGTTAGAAGCAGAAATTCTGCACTTCAAAAAGAAggcagaaagaaagaaaggcgACTTAAGAAAATCTGTGGCGCCTCAAAAACCTAACCCTGTGGACAGTTACCGCCCTGATCCACTCAGCAGAGGAGCGATTGGTAGAAACGCCCTCAATTCAGAAAATGATCACATTTCAATAAAGTCAGTGGTTTCCGTCCCAACTGACGATGAAGATTTGAATTTAGAAGCGGAAGCGTTAGCTAGAGAAGCGTTGATCAGACGCATTCAAAAGGAGAACCGCGAGAAACTCAAAAATCTACGCGGAGGAATAGCAGGTCCGGACCTGGGACCTCAAGAATTAGGTGAGCCAGGCGTGCCGGAAGAATTAGTCCTCGATAAGGACTTGGAAATACAATTACGCGAGCAAGAGATTTGGGAGCGCGAATTAGAATTGCAGGAGCAAGAACTCGCGTACCAGGCCGCGTTAGCAGATCCGTACCGGGAGAGAAGGAGGAAATTAGCTGAGCGCGAGGAACAGTTAAAGAAAAGGGAGCAGGCCCTGAAGGATAAGATCTCGGGAATCACCCGCCCCCAAGTTACTCAAGTCGTTAACACCGTACAGGCACCCGTTCCTCCTACTCTGCCGTTAGCGGAGCAATCCATATCGGTTAAAGACGCGTTAGCGGTAGTCCCAAAATTTGACGGGAAAAACATCACCGTAATGCAGTTTAATCGGGCGTGCAAGAGGGCACTCGAGATGGTAACACCCAGCTTGGAGGGGTACCTCACGCGCCTCATCAGAAGCAAGCTCGCCGATCGAGCATACGCAGTAATCGAAGACGAGAGTTTTGCAACCCTGCAAGGACTCTTGGACAAACTCACGGAAGTGTTCGCGCCCA
Coding sequences within it:
- the LOC124224133 gene encoding caldesmon-like, with translation MPIETRTGSKKESGASVDDSLQLKYTETDIEFIKQEVSNKEKRLQKEKEALEERQAEIDKKSKHLSEQFRQQEAELEKKQRAIESSKDAGLSEEVQKKLARLAELEAKEIANANTKTQRHNPTEGPAQDVPHPTQPTKGIVEEIKYPTQFKTSKVDDSKNPAQLSASVTDVKIRDTNEATGRSKMDEPRLGPVEDTQLSELLRRKAEIDREVQLLVAQNSRGTDRAVTQSIELATDATFKEPGPVCTRSKDELRLEAEILHFKKKAERKKGDLRKSVAPQKPNPVDSYRPDPLSRGAIGRNALNSENDHISIKSVVSVPTDDEDLNLEAEALAREALIRRIQKENREKLKNLRGGIAGPDLGPQELGEPGVPEELVLDKDLEIQLREQEIWERELELQEQELAYQAALADPYRERRRKLAEREEQLKKREQALKDKISGITRPQVTQVVNTVQAPVPPTLPLAEQSISVKDALAVVPKFDGKNITVMQFNRACKRALEMVTPSLEGYLTRLIRSKLADRAYAVIEDESFATLQGLLDKLTEVFAPIRSANHYRGELGQLYKYADEHVLDYIGRTRDIKTGLIEAERRKNRELTNAEIIRLDEEVCEAFVGGLPSDCRNAVLIKGYSNLKTAYERAIDASKALELDRDRARSRGASRAESNNAEPCKHCGRSNHLTDQCRAIRRPAVSRPVENRESCTLCGRSTHSTANCYKNKPPSSQQSTARNTNVVECSYCKSIGHSYNECRKRRYHETISRNNSGNGAGPSGNTGSPRVTRANAIETEGVETGPSAST